Proteins encoded within one genomic window of Nitrospina gracilis 3/211:
- the mqnC gene encoding cyclic dehypoxanthinyl futalosine synthase: protein MNANTTASDSQAEAILQKALDGHRLSRDEGVALFEANDLTLLGNVATRLARQRRKNADNAVTYIIDRNINYTNVCVTDCSFCAFYRKEDAEDSYVLPFETIAQKIDEILQHGGRQILMQGGHHKDLRIEYFEDLLSRIKERFDIHIHALSPPEIVHTSKISKISLKETIERLKKAGLDSIPGGGAEILVDRVRRIISPKKCSTDQWLEVMDIAHRLGLPTTATMMFGHVETLAERIEHLDRLREQQDKSGGFTAFIPWPFQAGNTDLRKEIGPKKTSGWEYLKTLAVSRIYLDNIPNIQSSWVTQGPKVGQMALYFGANDMGSTMFEENVVSAAGTVYHLDEEAIRRLITDSGYTPQRRTMRYEYV from the coding sequence GTGAACGCAAACACCACCGCATCCGATTCCCAAGCCGAAGCGATCCTGCAAAAAGCGCTGGACGGCCACCGCCTGTCCCGTGACGAAGGCGTCGCCCTGTTCGAGGCGAACGACCTGACCCTGCTGGGCAACGTCGCCACGCGCCTCGCGCGCCAGCGCCGAAAGAACGCCGACAACGCCGTCACCTACATCATCGACCGCAACATCAACTACACCAACGTGTGCGTCACCGACTGCTCGTTCTGCGCGTTCTACCGCAAGGAAGATGCGGAAGACTCCTACGTTCTGCCGTTCGAGACCATCGCGCAGAAGATCGACGAAATCCTGCAACACGGCGGGCGGCAGATCCTCATGCAGGGCGGGCACCACAAGGACCTCAGGATCGAATACTTCGAGGACCTGCTGTCGCGCATCAAGGAGCGGTTCGACATCCACATCCACGCGCTGTCGCCGCCGGAGATCGTGCACACCAGCAAGATTTCGAAAATCTCTTTAAAGGAAACGATCGAGCGCCTGAAGAAGGCGGGGCTGGACTCCATTCCCGGCGGCGGGGCGGAGATCCTGGTGGACCGCGTGCGGCGCATCATCAGTCCGAAAAAATGCAGTACCGACCAGTGGCTGGAAGTGATGGACATCGCCCACCGCCTTGGCCTGCCGACCACCGCGACGATGATGTTCGGTCACGTCGAGACCCTCGCGGAACGCATCGAGCATCTCGACCGCCTGCGCGAACAGCAGGACAAATCCGGCGGCTTCACCGCGTTCATCCCGTGGCCGTTCCAGGCGGGTAACACGGACCTGCGGAAAGAAATCGGTCCGAAGAAAACCAGCGGCTGGGAATACCTCAAGACCCTGGCTGTCTCACGCATCTACCTCGACAACATTCCGAACATCCAGTCGTCGTGGGTGACGCAGGGGCCGAAGGTGGGGCAGATGGCGCTTTATTTCGGCGCCAACGACATGGGGAGCACCATGTTCGAGGAAAACGTCGTCTCCGCCGCGGGCACGGTGTACCACCTCGACGAAGAAGCCATCCGCAGGCTCATCACCGACAGCGGCTACACGCCGCAGAGACGCACCATGCGTTACGAATACGTGTGA
- a CDS encoding AI-2E family transporter: MDEKDKKLLITLLVSTVVALVFLYFVRRVVTPFFLAFAIAYLLDPLVDRLESWKLQRTPAVVVLIVSFFIVVLVAGIVLIPILQVQIQNLAENLPDYLTVIKNWIQPYLQDLAGIDRERIGEVLHDSMQKLGRVPLELLGTAGGWVWGSITGFVNTLLFVVNLVIIPVAMFYLLRDFDVIVEKLGKLIPPRFYKQTAQVVTEIDDVLSQFVRGQMMVATFMAILYSVGLYFCGTPLSLLIGIMAGYANLVPYLGIVVGFIPAVLLTFLQTQDWVPLIGVVAVFGVVQAIEGFLITPYIVGDKVGLHPVAIMVAVLIGAELFGLLGILLAVPVAAILNVLIRRGVKVYRESAAFT; the protein is encoded by the coding sequence ATGGATGAAAAGGACAAGAAACTCCTCATAACCCTGCTGGTGAGCACCGTCGTCGCGCTGGTGTTTCTCTACTTCGTGCGGCGCGTGGTGACGCCGTTCTTCCTCGCCTTCGCCATCGCTTACCTGCTCGACCCACTGGTGGACCGGCTGGAATCCTGGAAACTCCAGCGCACGCCCGCGGTGGTGGTGCTGATCGTTTCATTTTTCATCGTCGTGCTGGTGGCAGGGATCGTGCTCATTCCCATTCTGCAGGTGCAGATCCAGAATCTTGCAGAAAACCTGCCGGACTACCTGACTGTCATCAAGAACTGGATTCAACCGTATCTGCAGGATTTGGCAGGCATCGACCGCGAACGCATCGGCGAGGTCCTGCACGACAGCATGCAGAAACTCGGCCGCGTGCCGCTGGAACTGCTGGGTACGGCGGGCGGCTGGGTGTGGGGATCGATCACCGGTTTCGTCAACACGCTCCTGTTCGTGGTCAACCTCGTCATCATCCCCGTCGCCATGTTTTACCTGCTTCGCGATTTCGACGTCATCGTTGAGAAACTCGGCAAGCTCATCCCGCCGCGCTTCTACAAACAGACGGCGCAGGTGGTGACGGAGATCGACGACGTGCTGTCGCAGTTCGTGCGCGGGCAAATGATGGTGGCGACGTTCATGGCCATCCTTTACAGCGTCGGCCTCTATTTCTGCGGTACGCCGTTGAGTCTTTTGATCGGTATCATGGCGGGCTACGCCAACCTGGTGCCCTACCTCGGCATCGTGGTGGGATTCATCCCGGCGGTGCTGTTGACGTTTCTGCAGACGCAGGACTGGGTGCCGCTGATCGGCGTGGTGGCGGTGTTCGGCGTGGTGCAGGCGATCGAGGGCTTCCTCATCACGCCTTACATCGTGGGCGACAAGGTCGGCCTGCACCCGGTGGCGATCATGGTGGCGGTGCTGATCGGCGCGGAACTGTTCGGCCTGTTGGGAATCCTGCTGGCGGTGCCGGTGGCGGCGATCCTGAACGTCCTCATCCGGCGCGGCGTGAAGGTGTATCGCGAATCGGCCGCGTTCACCTGA
- a CDS encoding pseudouridine synthase has product MAMRLQKIIAQSGVASRREAERYIEEGKVSVNGMVVTKQGTLADPGADLIHVNGRLIPPPKEKTYILVNKPRGCVTTTKDEKDRPTVMDLLKKIRVRVFPVGRLDYNTEGVLLVTNDGEMADQLLDPKNKIPRTYHVKVSGIPTEKTLRKLERGVTLDGRPTLPLKASLHRITGKNSFLELQLIEGKKHHIRRICELVGHAVIKITRIEFGPLTNDQLPPGTFRPLTIAEVKALRRLVAKKKSESKPETPARPASRTKTPRTKSARSANRRTGPPAVKSTKRTKPAPTGRRRGKTS; this is encoded by the coding sequence ATGGCCATGCGTTTGCAGAAAATCATTGCCCAGTCCGGTGTGGCTTCACGCCGCGAGGCGGAGCGCTACATCGAAGAAGGTAAAGTCTCCGTCAACGGCATGGTCGTCACCAAGCAGGGCACGCTGGCTGATCCGGGCGCCGACCTCATTCACGTCAACGGCCGCCTCATTCCCCCACCGAAGGAAAAGACCTACATTCTCGTCAACAAGCCGCGCGGCTGCGTCACCACCACGAAAGACGAGAAGGACCGTCCGACGGTGATGGACCTGCTCAAGAAAATCCGCGTGCGCGTGTTTCCCGTCGGCCGCCTCGACTACAACACCGAGGGCGTTCTGCTGGTCACCAACGACGGCGAGATGGCGGATCAACTGCTCGATCCGAAAAATAAAATTCCGCGCACGTACCACGTGAAAGTCAGCGGCATTCCCACTGAAAAAACGCTGCGTAAACTGGAAAGAGGGGTGACGCTGGACGGCCGTCCCACGCTTCCCCTGAAGGCAAGTCTGCACCGCATCACGGGCAAAAACAGCTTTCTTGAATTACAATTGATCGAGGGCAAGAAGCACCACATCCGGCGTATCTGCGAGCTGGTGGGGCACGCGGTGATCAAGATCACGCGCATTGAGTTCGGGCCGTTGACCAACGACCAACTGCCGCCCGGCACGTTCCGCCCGCTGACCATTGCCGAAGTGAAGGCGCTTCGCCGGCTGGTGGCGAAAAAGAAATCGGAATCGAAACCGGAAACGCCGGCGCGGCCCGCTTCGCGAACGAAGACGCCGCGGACGAAATCCGCCAGGAGCGCAAACCGGAGAACCGGTCCGCCTGCGGTGAAATCGACGAAACGCACAAAACCCGCCCCCACCGGGAGGCGAAGAGGAAAGACATCGTGA
- the scpB gene encoding SMC-Scp complex subunit ScpB has product MEREKIKAIIENLLLASDAPLSPETLQQVLADGTTADAVRDILEELRADYEDRSLQIVEVAEGYQIGTRPDYFEWIRRMLKLDKTFRLSQPALDTLSIIAYKQPLTRAEVEEIRGVDSSGVVKTLLEKKIIAPGGRKDVPGKPIMYKTTKKFLEYFGLRDLSELPTLEDFSEEIEGEDTPQQGELSFGSGGGENGSTPSGDSDADTESAATVDSASADPAEPPVDNDPQA; this is encoded by the coding sequence GTGGAACGCGAAAAAATCAAAGCCATCATAGAGAACCTGCTTCTGGCCTCCGACGCGCCTTTGTCGCCGGAGACGCTTCAGCAGGTGCTGGCCGACGGAACCACCGCCGACGCCGTGCGCGACATCCTGGAAGAGTTGCGCGCCGACTACGAGGACCGCAGTCTGCAGATCGTTGAGGTGGCGGAAGGGTACCAGATCGGCACGCGGCCGGATTACTTCGAGTGGATCCGTCGCATGCTGAAGCTCGACAAAACGTTCCGCCTGTCGCAACCGGCGCTCGACACGCTGTCGATCATCGCCTACAAACAGCCGCTCACCCGCGCCGAGGTGGAGGAAATCCGCGGCGTCGATTCCAGCGGCGTGGTCAAAACCCTGCTGGAGAAAAAGATCATCGCCCCCGGCGGACGCAAGGACGTGCCGGGCAAGCCGATCATGTACAAGACCACGAAAAAATTTCTCGAATACTTCGGCCTGCGCGACCTGAGCGAACTGCCGACGCTGGAAGATTTCAGCGAAGAGATCGAAGGCGAGGACACGCCGCAGCAGGGTGAGTTGTCCTTTGGTTCCGGCGGTGGAGAAAATGGCTCCACTCCATCCGGAGACAGTGACGCCGATACCGAATCCGCCGCGACGGTTGACAGTGCGTCGGCGGATCCGGCAGAACCGCCGGTCGACAACGACCCCCAGGCCTGA
- a CDS encoding 2'-deoxycytidine 5'-triphosphate deaminase, whose protein sequence is MKKLTAKSLVKTSLQQSLKGKSGYLTDREIELAYHQGIIHTPRTLYDSQIQPVSLDLRLGQKAYRIQSSFLPENETVEKKLKDLKLYEVDLRDGGILEKGAIYLIPLLEELDLPATLFGCTNPKSSTGRLDMFTRVIIDRGHRFDEIAPGYKGKLYLEVLSRSFPVRVQEGISLNQLRLKQGNAEITDRQLQTLYKKKPILYHKNGGAVDWDKVKADDGLFISVDLQGANRKNSIVAYKAKANSQVVDLSKTNHYQADDFWEPVYYSKKHRLILEPESFYIMMSKEKICIWPDLVSEMVAYEPNSGELRTHYAGFFDPGFGWHPGKGAKSQGTRAVMEVRPHDVPFMIEDGQTFCRMKFERIISEPTRLYGKQLQSHYHTQELSLSKYFKN, encoded by the coding sequence ATGAAAAAGCTGACCGCCAAGTCTCTGGTTAAAACATCCCTGCAACAAAGTCTGAAGGGGAAGTCCGGCTACCTGACCGACCGCGAGATCGAGCTGGCGTACCATCAGGGCATCATCCACACCCCGCGCACGCTGTACGACAGCCAGATCCAGCCTGTCAGCCTGGACCTGCGCCTGGGGCAGAAGGCGTACCGCATCCAGAGCAGTTTCCTGCCGGAAAACGAAACCGTCGAGAAAAAGCTCAAGGACCTGAAGTTGTACGAGGTGGACCTGCGCGACGGGGGCATCCTGGAAAAGGGGGCGATCTACCTGATCCCCCTGCTGGAGGAACTGGACCTGCCCGCCACCCTGTTCGGGTGTACCAACCCGAAAAGCTCGACGGGGCGGCTCGACATGTTCACCCGCGTCATCATCGACCGCGGCCACCGTTTCGACGAGATTGCGCCGGGCTACAAGGGCAAGCTGTACCTGGAGGTATTGTCGCGCTCGTTTCCGGTGCGCGTGCAGGAGGGCATCTCCCTCAACCAGTTGCGGCTCAAGCAGGGCAACGCGGAGATCACCGACCGCCAGCTGCAGACACTGTATAAGAAGAAACCGATTCTCTATCATAAAAACGGAGGGGCGGTGGACTGGGACAAGGTGAAGGCCGACGACGGCCTGTTCATCAGCGTCGACCTGCAGGGCGCGAACCGCAAGAACTCCATCGTCGCTTACAAGGCCAAGGCCAACAGTCAGGTGGTCGATCTCAGCAAGACCAATCACTACCAGGCGGATGATTTTTGGGAGCCGGTGTATTACTCTAAAAAGCACCGGCTCATTCTGGAGCCGGAGAGCTTTTACATCATGATGTCGAAGGAGAAGATCTGCATCTGGCCGGACCTCGTCTCCGAGATGGTGGCGTACGAGCCCAACAGCGGCGAATTGCGCACGCATTACGCGGGCTTCTTCGATCCCGGTTTCGGCTGGCACCCGGGCAAGGGCGCGAAAAGCCAGGGCACCCGCGCCGTCATGGAAGTGCGGCCGCACGACGTGCCGTTCATGATCGAAGACGGCCAGACGTTCTGCCGGATGAAGTTCGAGAGGATCATTTCCGAACCCACGCGACTGTACGGCAAGCAGTTGCAGTCGCACTATCACACGCAGGAACTTTCGTTGAGCAAGTATTTCAAGAATTGA
- a CDS encoding FmdB family zinc ribbon protein: MPLYEYFCETCEQEFTLLQSASANKEETVCDLCGSGNVRYKFSSFASKVVGGTPKTSKPVTMDDYPNKDVFKLPIPRLRSEL, encoded by the coding sequence ATGCCTCTTTACGAGTACTTCTGCGAAACCTGTGAACAGGAATTCACTCTTTTGCAATCCGCCTCCGCGAACAAGGAGGAAACGGTGTGCGACCTGTGCGGCTCCGGTAACGTGAGGTACAAATTTTCCTCTTTCGCGTCCAAGGTGGTGGGAGGCACTCCCAAAACCTCCAAGCCCGTGACGATGGACGATTATCCCAACAAGGATGTGTTCAAGCTTCCCATCCCGAGATTGCGTTCGGAACTTTAG
- a CDS encoding tetratricopeptide repeat protein, which yields MGSSSKQSHKKSWTGPVLGVVAAGLVVWTFTELSTPAANLEPYNQFQAIPASTTEPEPPAPVDTMSTLAPAPEEVEQAVPKQEPTLEDNLVAEAVTEPKIDPATGIDLEKELREARPKTPTGKDLPRQTLEHISKGIEYSEKGMFNHADLEFEKASKISPNAPEVYSLWGTSMRMAEKYAGADRKFKRAHELAPNDAEITLNWGMARLFGKNADGALELFKETVALDPDNHLAWNYLGKAYGLKKDYANEETSYMKSLELKEDFAQAHFNLAVVRSLQKKFEDAAPHFIRAIELDKQFEKPFVVQFLTAMGLKNKTSMKEAKLKETGKDKAHDHDEHADHKHGKGEEHAKHEPQETKPSEGSDHNMEGSGSNIVKTVTHLNGQVLVNGEPSGKRGVVYLETTNKLKVPDQPTQNITITQKSKQFLPGHSVVMVGSTVTFMNEDFEVHNIYSKSSGNQFNLGAMSGGVQKQITFDTPGPVVLRCNMHKDMVGTLFVAPNGYVAETDDNGQFDLPVVKSQDYKMGFWHPRLFPQEVEANMRFLNLTGEDKTLKLEIQTQSDPSDIHDLVDGTDYNEIVDKIETEIYGAIEHWKLGKKYSSQKRMLTAITRHYDGGGLKDAITKSFSENRSKNLEDGLDKIRKQIAGIDKSEEVTEASLKFKAKRIIAQLKNNVRELEHRLNPDKKTTQ from the coding sequence ATGGGTTCTTCTTCAAAACAATCGCATAAGAAATCGTGGACCGGTCCGGTGCTGGGTGTGGTCGCCGCGGGCCTCGTCGTCTGGACGTTCACGGAGTTGTCCACCCCCGCGGCCAACCTCGAACCTTACAACCAGTTCCAGGCCATCCCCGCCAGCACCACGGAGCCCGAACCGCCCGCTCCCGTTGATACCATGTCTACCCTCGCCCCGGCTCCGGAAGAAGTCGAGCAGGCGGTGCCGAAACAGGAACCCACACTGGAGGACAACCTGGTCGCCGAGGCGGTGACCGAACCCAAAATCGACCCGGCCACGGGGATCGATCTGGAAAAGGAACTGCGCGAGGCGCGCCCCAAAACCCCGACGGGCAAGGACCTGCCGCGTCAGACCCTGGAGCACATCTCCAAGGGCATCGAGTATTCGGAAAAAGGCATGTTCAACCACGCCGACCTCGAGTTTGAAAAAGCCTCGAAGATCAGCCCCAACGCGCCGGAAGTGTATTCCCTGTGGGGCACGTCGATGCGCATGGCGGAAAAATACGCGGGCGCCGACCGCAAGTTCAAACGCGCACACGAACTGGCCCCGAATGACGCCGAGATCACCCTCAACTGGGGCATGGCGCGGCTGTTCGGTAAAAACGCCGATGGCGCGCTGGAACTGTTCAAAGAAACCGTGGCGCTGGATCCCGACAACCACCTGGCATGGAATTACCTGGGCAAGGCGTACGGCCTGAAAAAAGATTACGCCAACGAAGAAACAAGCTACATGAAATCGCTGGAGCTCAAGGAAGACTTCGCACAGGCGCATTTCAACCTCGCCGTCGTCCGCAGCCTGCAAAAAAAGTTTGAAGACGCCGCGCCGCATTTCATCCGCGCCATCGAGCTGGACAAGCAGTTCGAGAAACCCTTCGTTGTCCAGTTCCTCACCGCCATGGGCCTGAAAAACAAAACCAGCATGAAGGAAGCCAAGCTGAAAGAAACGGGTAAGGACAAGGCTCACGATCACGACGAGCACGCCGATCACAAACACGGGAAGGGCGAGGAACATGCCAAACACGAGCCGCAGGAAACCAAACCGTCCGAAGGCTCCGACCACAACATGGAAGGCTCCGGTTCCAACATCGTGAAAACCGTCACCCATCTCAACGGACAGGTGCTCGTCAACGGCGAACCTTCCGGCAAACGAGGCGTGGTGTATCTTGAGACCACCAACAAGCTGAAGGTTCCTGACCAGCCGACGCAGAACATCACCATCACCCAGAAGTCCAAACAGTTCCTGCCGGGGCACTCGGTGGTGATGGTCGGCTCCACGGTGACCTTCATGAACGAGGATTTCGAGGTGCACAACATCTATTCGAAATCCAGCGGCAACCAGTTCAACCTGGGCGCGATGTCGGGCGGCGTGCAGAAGCAGATCACGTTCGATACCCCCGGCCCGGTGGTATTGCGCTGCAACATGCACAAGGACATGGTGGGCACGCTGTTTGTCGCCCCCAACGGCTACGTTGCGGAGACCGATGATAACGGCCAGTTCGACCTGCCGGTGGTCAAGAGCCAGGACTACAAGATGGGCTTCTGGCACCCGCGCCTGTTCCCGCAGGAAGTCGAGGCCAACATGCGTTTCCTCAACCTGACCGGCGAAGACAAGACGCTCAAGCTCGAGATCCAAACGCAGTCCGATCCGTCGGACATCCACGACCTCGTGGACGGTACGGATTACAACGAGATCGTGGACAAGATCGAAACCGAAATCTACGGCGCCATCGAGCACTGGAAACTGGGCAAGAAGTACTCCTCGCAGAAGCGCATGCTGACCGCCATCACGCGCCATTATGACGGCGGCGGATTGAAAGACGCGATCACCAAGAGCTTCAGCGAAAACCGGAGCAAGAACCTCGAAGACGGTCTTGACAAAATCCGCAAGCAGATCGCGGGCATCGACAAGTCCGAGGAAGTGACCGAGGCCTCCCTCAAGTTCAAGGCCAAGCGCATCATCGCGCAGTTGAAAAACAACGTACGCGAGCTCGAACACCGTCTCAACCCGGACAAGAAAACCACCCAGTGA
- the cysS gene encoding cysteine--tRNA ligase, translated as MTLRIFNTLTGNKEEFVPLSPGKVRMYVCGVTVYDYSHVGHARAAIVFDTLYRYLKHAGYDVTYVRNFTDIDDKIINRAREQNVPWQEVTHKYIDAFYEDMDALNVERPTTEPLATEHIGDMIKMIEGLVKAGKAYPAEGDVYYSVKAFPEYGRLSKRNIEDMQAGARVEPGEHKKDPMDFALWKKSKPGEPAWDSPWGPGRPGWHIECSAMSYQLLGETFDIHGGGKDLVFPHHENEIAQSCGFTGKPPVRYWVHNGFVNINKEKMSKSLGNFFTIRDILKTFHPEVLRLFLLTNHYRGPIDFSDQYLKDAEKNLDRFYEFFAQAESAQGSRNGGAAEIAEDTLRSQPLLKKFDEAMDDDFNTAVALADMMEELRRLNKQLGEEGTDRDAFHRDAATLRHAGQLLGLFYRTPEEYKTEIRALKGGGQDLDVARIEQLIAERQAARSSKDFATADRCRDELQKMGVVLKDTKTGTTWEVQ; from the coding sequence ATGACACTGCGCATTTTCAACACCCTGACCGGCAACAAGGAAGAGTTCGTCCCGCTCTCGCCGGGCAAGGTGCGCATGTACGTCTGCGGCGTCACCGTGTACGACTACAGCCACGTCGGGCACGCCCGCGCCGCCATCGTCTTCGACACCCTCTACCGCTACCTGAAGCACGCCGGGTACGACGTCACCTACGTCCGCAACTTCACCGACATCGATGACAAGATCATCAACCGCGCCCGCGAACAGAACGTTCCATGGCAGGAGGTGACGCACAAGTACATCGACGCGTTTTACGAGGACATGGACGCGCTCAACGTCGAGCGGCCGACCACGGAACCGCTGGCGACCGAACACATCGGCGACATGATCAAGATGATCGAGGGGCTGGTGAAAGCGGGCAAGGCCTATCCCGCCGAAGGCGACGTGTACTACTCGGTCAAGGCGTTCCCCGAATACGGCAGGCTGTCCAAACGCAACATCGAGGACATGCAGGCGGGCGCGCGCGTGGAGCCGGGCGAGCACAAAAAAGACCCGATGGACTTCGCGCTGTGGAAGAAAAGCAAACCCGGCGAACCGGCGTGGGACAGCCCGTGGGGACCCGGCCGTCCCGGCTGGCACATCGAGTGCTCGGCCATGAGTTACCAGCTGCTGGGCGAGACGTTCGACATCCACGGCGGCGGCAAGGACCTGGTGTTCCCGCACCACGAGAACGAGATCGCGCAGTCCTGCGGCTTCACCGGCAAACCGCCGGTGCGCTACTGGGTGCACAATGGCTTCGTCAACATCAACAAGGAAAAGATGTCGAAGTCGCTCGGCAACTTCTTCACCATCCGCGACATCCTGAAAACATTCCACCCGGAAGTCCTGCGCCTGTTCCTGCTGACCAATCACTACCGCGGTCCGATCGATTTTTCCGACCAGTACCTGAAAGACGCGGAAAAAAACCTCGACCGCTTTTATGAATTCTTTGCACAGGCGGAGTCCGCTCAAGGAAGCCGGAACGGCGGCGCGGCGGAGATTGCAGAAGACACCCTGCGCTCTCAACCGTTGCTGAAGAAATTCGACGAGGCGATGGACGACGATTTCAACACCGCCGTGGCGCTGGCGGACATGATGGAAGAGTTGCGCCGCCTCAACAAGCAGTTGGGGGAGGAGGGCACCGACCGGGACGCATTTCACCGGGATGCGGCGACACTCCGCCACGCGGGGCAACTGCTGGGGCTGTTCTACCGCACGCCGGAAGAATACAAAACCGAAATTCGCGCCCTCAAGGGCGGCGGACAGGACCTCGACGTCGCCAGGATCGAACAACTGATCGCCGAGCGGCAGGCGGCCCGGTCGTCGAAGGATTTCGCCACCGCCGACCGGTGCCGGGATGAACTGCAGAAGATGGGTGTGGTCCTGAAAGACACCAAAACGGGCACGACATGGGAAGTCCAGTAA
- a CDS encoding DUF2851 family protein, whose translation MGSPVNNTHEYFSDAYLKFHRLYSQTEVNEAEEPPVPEKVIRCVWNDQLFKTPHLKTTDGQSLEVVFPGYWNFGNGPDFKSAAIRIGGELLEGDVELHVFGSDWAAHGHSGNNEYDNVILHVFMWKGRGRRKFSTKEESKAPEPKLSRPHIHELELKKYLKRGILKLNEELDFESYPVLHSFNYGLCHQPLLRLPEEKLLKLLNAAGDARIHTKMDRFHDRIITRGYEQTFYEGVAEAMGYPSNKLPFRTLAEKVPIMELRETLPARAGEEERREIIQAVLFGVSGLIDFEEIAGNENLLPAERIFFNRLRKHWEKLRERWEDRLMSPREWKFGKMRPANFPYRRIAALSHLLVRHWENGLFADFLDTLQSAVSNSGETGYTKPTRNRLTQFFCVEAADYWSRHYTPGGKPLKQNQQLVGPDRSREVVVNIAIPIGLIYARASKSVPLEQALSSLFQTKSRPADNKWIRFMKHYIMGNEERMLKPLTSDQQTQGLMQIYQDYCTRNENNCLRCKFPGMVERYFS comes from the coding sequence ATGGGAAGTCCAGTAAACAACACGCATGAATATTTTTCCGATGCCTACCTGAAATTCCACCGGCTCTACTCGCAGACCGAAGTGAACGAAGCGGAAGAGCCGCCGGTGCCGGAGAAGGTGATCCGCTGCGTGTGGAACGACCAGCTGTTCAAAACCCCCCACCTCAAAACCACCGACGGTCAATCCCTCGAAGTCGTCTTTCCCGGTTACTGGAATTTCGGAAACGGTCCGGACTTCAAAAGCGCCGCCATCCGCATCGGCGGCGAACTTTTGGAAGGCGACGTGGAACTGCACGTGTTCGGTTCCGACTGGGCGGCGCACGGCCACAGCGGCAACAACGAATACGACAACGTCATCCTGCACGTGTTCATGTGGAAGGGCCGCGGCCGACGTAAGTTCAGCACCAAAGAAGAATCAAAAGCACCGGAACCGAAGCTGTCGCGTCCGCACATCCACGAACTCGAACTCAAAAAATACCTGAAACGCGGGATCCTGAAACTGAACGAGGAACTGGATTTCGAATCCTATCCCGTCCTGCACTCGTTCAACTACGGCCTGTGCCACCAGCCGCTGTTGCGCCTGCCGGAGGAAAAACTGCTGAAACTGTTGAACGCCGCCGGCGACGCACGCATCCACACCAAGATGGACCGCTTTCACGACCGCATCATCACCAGGGGCTACGAGCAGACGTTTTACGAAGGCGTGGCGGAGGCGATGGGCTACCCCAGCAACAAACTGCCGTTCCGCACGCTGGCGGAAAAAGTACCGATCATGGAATTGCGCGAGACCCTCCCCGCCCGAGCCGGCGAGGAGGAGCGCAGGGAAATCATCCAGGCGGTGTTGTTCGGGGTGTCGGGGCTGATAGATTTCGAGGAAATCGCCGGAAACGAGAACCTTCTCCCCGCCGAACGCATCTTTTTTAACAGACTGCGCAAGCACTGGGAAAAGCTCCGGGAGCGCTGGGAAGACCGGCTGATGAGCCCGCGCGAGTGGAAATTCGGCAAAATGCGCCCGGCAAATTTCCCGTACCGGCGCATCGCCGCGCTCAGCCATCTTCTGGTTCGGCACTGGGAAAACGGCCTGTTCGCCGATTTTCTCGACACCCTGCAATCCGCCGTTTCCAATTCCGGCGAGACGGGGTATACTAAGCCGACCCGTAACAGGCTGACGCAGTTTTTCTGCGTGGAGGCTGCGGACTACTGGTCGCGGCACTACACGCCGGGTGGCAAGCCCCTCAAGCAAAATCAACAACTTGTGGGCCCCGACCGGTCGCGGGAAGTGGTGGTGAACATCGCCATTCCCATTGGCCTGATCTACGCACGGGCCAGCAAATCGGTTCCTTTGGAGCAGGCTCTCAGTTCTTTGTTTCAGACAAAAAGCCGGCCCGCCGATAACAAGTGGATCCGGTTCATGAAGCACTACATCATGGGCAACGAAGAGCGCATGCTGAAACCGTTGACCAGCGACCAGCAGACGCAGGGATTGATGCAGATCTACCAGGATTACTGCACCAGAAACGAAAACAACTGCCTGCGTTGCAAGTTTCCCGGCATGGTGGAGCGGTATTTCTCCTGA